A part of Maridesulfovibrio hydrothermalis AM13 = DSM 14728 genomic DNA contains:
- the rpsF gene encoding 30S ribosomal protein S6: MLRKYEALLLLSPELASDSRKEIVEGLVAIIDREGGNMNEIDDWGSRQLAYPVQNQTRGYYVRLVFNAPGPLVAELERNIRITEGIFKFVTVKLDEKEQAEEA; encoded by the coding sequence ATGCTCAGAAAGTATGAAGCACTTTTGCTTTTGAGCCCTGAACTTGCGAGCGACAGCCGCAAGGAAATCGTTGAAGGACTCGTAGCCATTATTGACCGTGAAGGCGGCAATATGAATGAGATCGACGATTGGGGTTCCCGCCAGTTGGCTTACCCTGTCCAGAACCAGACCCGCGGATACTATGTCCGCCTCGTATTCAATGCACCCGGTCCTCTGGTTGCAGAACTCGAGCGCAACATTCGTATCACTGAGGGAATCTTCAAGTTTGTTACTGTCAAACTTGACGAAAAAGAACAGGCTGAGGAGGCTTAA
- the rpsR gene encoding 30S ribosomal protein S18, with amino-acid sequence MAFKRKFTPKRKFCRFCADKSLPLDYKRPDVLRDFVTERGKIIARRITGTCAKHQRRLTTEIKRSRQMALMHYTTVHSTDVKKKSI; translated from the coding sequence ATGGCGTTCAAAAGAAAATTCACACCAAAAAGAAAGTTCTGTCGCTTTTGCGCTGACAAGAGCCTTCCTCTCGACTATAAACGCCCTGACGTTCTCAGGGACTTCGTAACCGAGCGCGGCAAGATCATTGCCCGCAGAATCACCGGTACCTGTGCAAAGCACCAGCGTCGTCTGACCACTGAAATCAAGCGTTCCAGACAGATGGCTCTTATGCATTACACAACTGTGCACAGCACCGATGTAAAGAAAAAGAGCATCTAG
- the rplI gene encoding 50S ribosomal protein L9, which yields MKLILRADVDSLGSLGEIVTVKSGYGRNYLIPQGFAMPASEANLKQFELEKRKLQEKADNLRTQAEGLKDRLAEVEVKITVRVGEGDKLYGSVTAANIADALAEMDLDIDRRKILLSDPIRSLGEFAVEIKLHPEVRGEVKVIVTSPGKVVDEEPAVEAEPAADVAVDAETEEA from the coding sequence ATGAAACTTATTTTACGTGCTGATGTAGACTCTCTTGGAAGCCTTGGAGAAATCGTAACCGTTAAATCCGGTTACGGTCGCAACTACCTGATTCCTCAGGGATTTGCTATGCCTGCATCCGAAGCGAACCTCAAGCAGTTTGAGCTTGAGAAAAGAAAGCTTCAGGAAAAGGCTGACAATCTCCGCACCCAGGCAGAAGGTCTCAAAGACAGACTGGCTGAAGTTGAAGTTAAGATCACTGTTCGCGTAGGTGAAGGCGATAAACTGTATGGTTCCGTAACCGCAGCTAACATCGCTGACGCTCTTGCAGAGATGGATCTCGATATTGATCGCAGAAAAATTCTGCTTTCCGATCCTATCCGTTCTCTCGGTGAATTCGCAGTTGAAATCAAACTCCACCCCGAAGTTCGCGGTGAAGTAAAAGTCATCGTTACCAGCCCCGGCAAGGTAGTTGATGAAGAGCCAGCTGTAGAAGCAGAACCAGCAGCAGACGTTGCAGTTGATGCAGAAACAGAAGAGGCGTAA
- a CDS encoding enoyl-ACP reductase FabI: protein MLLEGKKALIFGVANEKSIAYGIAQQFKEQGARLAFSYVNEAIQKRVEPISEELGGEFTFQCDVSSDEDVAKSAETVKEQWGDVDILVHSVAFANREDLKKRYIETSRDGFHLALDVSAYSLVSLCNAYEPLLKPGSSVMAMTYLGASKVITNYNVMGVAKAALEASVRYLSSDMGSSGVRVNAVSAGPIKTLASSGISGFKSIFAHIEEKAPLCKNVTTQDVGKTAVYLASDLSSGVTGEVHFVDCGYNIMGI, encoded by the coding sequence ATGCTGCTGGAAGGAAAAAAAGCACTGATTTTCGGTGTTGCTAACGAAAAAAGCATTGCCTACGGTATCGCTCAACAGTTTAAGGAACAAGGCGCAAGACTGGCTTTCAGCTACGTCAACGAAGCTATCCAGAAACGAGTTGAACCTATCAGCGAAGAACTGGGTGGTGAATTCACATTCCAGTGCGATGTCAGCAGCGATGAAGACGTTGCCAAATCTGCTGAAACTGTAAAAGAACAGTGGGGCGATGTTGATATTCTCGTTCATTCCGTAGCATTTGCTAACCGCGAAGACCTGAAAAAACGCTACATCGAAACATCCCGCGACGGCTTTCACCTTGCACTTGATGTTTCTGCGTACTCTCTGGTCAGCCTTTGCAATGCATACGAGCCTCTGCTTAAACCCGGTTCATCTGTAATGGCCATGACCTACCTCGGAGCTTCCAAGGTGATCACCAATTACAACGTCATGGGCGTAGCCAAGGCCGCTCTTGAAGCAAGCGTTCGCTACCTGTCCTCTGACATGGGTTCAAGCGGTGTAAGGGTTAATGCTGTGAGCGCAGGGCCTATTAAGACTCTGGCTTCCTCCGGAATATCCGGTTTTAAATCCATTTTTGCCCACATTGAGGAAAAAGCACCTCTGTGTAAAAACGTGACCACTCAAGACGTTGGTAAGACAGCTGTTTACCTTGCTTCTGATTTATCCAGCGGTGTTACCGGCGAAGTCCATTTCGTGGACTGTGGCTATAACATCATGGGAATTTAA